The Phyllostomus discolor isolate MPI-MPIP mPhyDis1 chromosome 4, mPhyDis1.pri.v3, whole genome shotgun sequence genome window below encodes:
- the PJVK gene encoding pejvakin produces MFAAATKSFVKQVGDGGRLVPVPSLSEADKYQPLSLVVKKKRCFLFPRCKFTSTPFTLKDILLGDREISAGISSYQLLNYEDESDVSLYGRRGNHIVNDVGINVAGSDSVAVRASFGVVTKHEVEVSTLLKEITTRKINFDHSLIRQSRSSRKAVLCVVMESIRTTRQCSLSVHAGIRGESMRFHFMDEQNPKGRDKAIVFPAHTTIAFSVFELFIYLDGAFDLCVTSVSKGGFEREEAATFAFFYRLRNILFERNRRVMDVISRSQLYLDDLFSDYYDKPLSMTDISLKEGTHIRVNLLNHNIPKGPCILCGMGNLKRETVYGCFQCSVDGQKYVRLHAVPCFDVWHKRMK; encoded by the exons ATGTTTGCTGCTGCTACCAAGAGCTTTGTCAAGCAAGTTGGAGATGGAGGGAGATTAGTTCCTGTTCCAAGCCTTAGTGAGGCTGACAAATACCAACCTCTAAGTCTGGTGGTAAAAAAGAAGCGATGCTTTCTGTTTCCTAGATGTAAATTTACCTCCACACCTTTTACACTGAAAGATATTCTTCTAGGAGACCGAGAAATTTCAGCTG gtatttcaTCTTATCAGTTACTGAATTATGAAGACGAATCAGATGTTTCACTCTATGGAAGGCGAGGCAACCATATTGTGAATGACGTTGGGATTAATGTTGCTGGATCAGATTCTGTTGCAGTCAGAGCTTCATTTGGTGTGGTAACTAAACACGAAGTAGAAGTTTCAACATTACTCAAGGAAATTACTACACG aaaaattaattttgaccACAGCTTGATACGGCAGTCGAGGAGCAGCAGAAAGGCAGTATTGTGCGTGGTCATGGAGAGCATCCGGACCACACGGCAGTGCTCCCTGTCCGTGCACGCTGGGATTCGTGGGGAGTCCATGAGG ttTCACTTTATGGATGAACAGAATCCCAAGGGAAGGGACAAAGCTATTGTTTTTCCAGCACATACAACCATAGCTTTCAGTGTTTTCGAACTCTTCATTTACTTGGATGGTGCCTTTG ACCTTTGTGTCACTTCAGTGTCAAAAGGAGGATTCGAAAGGGAAGAAGCAGCAACGTTTGCATTTTTCTACAGATTGAGAAACATACTCTTTGAAAGAA ATAGAAGAGTGATGGATGTCATTTCTCGTTCACAACTTTACTTAGATGATCTTTTTTCTGACTACTATGACAAACCTCTCAGCATGACCGACATTTCCCTCAAAGAAGGGACCCACATCCGAGTTAACTTACTCAATCACAACATTCCAAAAGGACCTTGCATTCTCTGTGGAATGGGAAACTTGAAAAGGGAGACGGTTTATGGGTGCTTTCAGTGCTCTGTCGATGGGCAGAAGTATGTGCGACTTCATGCAGTTCCTTGCTTTGATGTTTGGCacaagagaatgaaataa